The following coding sequences lie in one Plasmodium brasilianum strain Bolivian I chromosome Unknown PB_00_16, whole genome shotgun sequence genomic window:
- a CDS encoding PIR protein, which translates to MTSDTTEENNTVTLYVKYKSEFEKAIQDTQNKGGRENPGKKCAQMENYPNFTKPCQEVGRYLIEINEKYKSDSFKRCKYLNYRINSDNNYNKKPEWFQGYREFLSKTGNICTDEIIIIHQDVLNKLKQLYSYYDNFNKYEGQENDSDGTICKNIEECYNFYNDNYKQCQKKRNDAFCEELVNFKKAYDYKMCKLSPCNDLPKTLSQIEQTSTQTLPPTKEDYVFVPILTTSIVLLMSFTIFFLYKFTPLKSWIYNRLRKKKIIELNKFQEESRDSLQNLHEEVNRNYEGSSHNISYQPQGNT; encoded by the exons ATGACAAGTGACACTACAGAAGAAAac aataCCGTGacattatatgttaaatataaaagtgaaTTTGAAAAAGCTATACAAGATACTCAGAATAAAGGGGGTAGAGAAAATCCTGGAAAGAAATGTGCTCAAATGGAAAATTATCCTAATTTTACTAAACCATGCCAAGAGGTTGGTAGATatttaattgaaataaatgaaaagtatAAATCCGATAGCTTCAAACGTTGTAAATACTTAAATTATAGGATAAATTcagataataattataataagaaaCCTGAATGGTTTCAGGGATATAGAGAATTTTTGTCCAAAACAGGAAATATATGCACAGacgaaataataattattcatcaagatgttttaaataaactTAAACAATTATACAgttattatgataattttaataaatatgaaggTCAAGAAAATGATTCTGATGGTACAATTTGCAAGAATATTGAAGAATGTTATAACttttataatgataattaCAAACAgtgtcaaaaaaaaaggaatgacGCTTTTTGTGAGGAGTTAGTCAATTTCAAGAAAGCATATGATTATAAAATGTGTAAATTATCTCCATGCAATGATTTACCAAAAACATTATCACAAATAGAACAAACATCAACACAAACATTACCACCTACAAAAGAAGATTACGTATTTGTTCCAATTTTAACAACATCTATCGTATTACTAATGTCTTtcactatattttttttatataag TTCACTCCACTTAAATCTTGGATATATAATCgtttacgaaaaaaaaaaattattgaactTAACAAATTTCAAGAAGAATCGAGAGACTCCTTACAAAATCTTCATGAAGAAGTAAATAGAAATTATGAAGGAAGTTCTCATAATATATCCTATCAACCTCAAGGAAACACTTGA
- a CDS encoding fam-l protein — protein sequence MNLFFLIRIVLLIHLNWMCHFNKDMILCNNYVVENCIAGRKYDTRIYRLLTKYHKNNNSNIVKLNGEIPNNGVSKRKDISYNEKGVTILNVQSDGFSSKNARKQAKAMKNKLNTFETKKYSFLEKKIFKELDYMDFLKSNRTITNKVYKRITCKKYGFRLAIPLILLLLLLAVLLVDLSLGLVSKKSLLEVSGLWKPLESLSKETNGWLSKFIEFVKENITWLSKSAEWVEGTENYTYVIGNTFGIIMYFLPFFILGVILILWIIYYHKKVKKFEKIKFRKG from the exons atgaatttattttttttaattagaaTTGTTTTGTTAATACATTTAAACTGGATGTGTCATTTTAACAAAGATATG ATCCTGTGTAACAATTATGTGGTAGAGAACTGCATCGCTGGCAGAAAATATGATACAAGAATTTATAGATTACTAACGAAATATCACAAGAACAATAATTCCAACATCGTAAAGTTAAACGGAGAAATACCAAATAATGGAGTGagcaaaagaaaagatatatCTTATAATGAAAAGGGAGTCACAATATTAAATGTACAATCAGATGGATTTTCATCAAAGAACGCGAGAAAGCAAGCAAAAgctatgaaaaataaattgaatacatttgaaacaaaaaaatattcctttttagaaaaaaaaatattcaaagaacttGATTATATGGATTTTCTTAAAAGCAACAGAACAATTACTAACAAGGTTTACAAAAGAATAACATGTAAAAAATACGGCTTCCGGCTTGCTATacctttaatattattattgttgttattagCGGTTCTCTTAGTTGATTTATCATTAGGCTTGGTTTCTAAGAAAAGTTTGCTGGAAGTATCAGGTTTATGGAAGCCTTTAGAATCATTGAGCAAAGAAACAAATGGATGGTTGTCTAAATTTATAGAATTcgtaaaggaaaatataacatGGTTATCGAAAAGTGCAGAATGGGTAGAAGGAACCGagaattatacatatgtaatagGTAATACATTCGGAATTATAATGTATTtcttacctttttttatattaggtgtcatacttatattatggattatttattaccataaaaaagttaaaaaatttgaaaaaattaagtttagGAAAGGATAA